A window of the Candida orthopsilosis Co 90-125, chromosome 1 draft sequence genome harbors these coding sequences:
- a CDS encoding Smf3 vacuolar iron transporter gives MHPAIKSTIQSFKKYLTFIGPGLVVSVSYLDPGNYSTSTSGGSMYQYKLCFIIFMSNIFAVILQTLCVKLGTITGLDLAEMCRLNLTPKWNLFMYLCAEIAIIATDLAEVVGTAISLEILFGIPLLYGVLITVLDVLIILMAYHKDGSLKQTKVFEILVSILVMATCVCFILELFKCPFEPGAGWEIFKGFLPVNKEIFKEKNALFLSCGIVGSTVMPHSLFLGSALVQPRLKDFDEKHGMKEDVLIDSDDVQPRVVPLNATRNDTPSNPAGTPMSRLRSLSNGSMLVRKYKPSYEAVKYCLNYSYVELVLSLFIVAVFVNSAILIVAGATLYGKPDAADADLLSIYEMLSRYISPAAGLLFALSMLFSGQSAGIVCTMAGQIVSEGFINWTIAPWKRRIMTRVIAIVPVIIVIGILGREGVNKVMNSSQVVLSFILPIVSAPLIYFTCKKKYMVVYKTSNVSDETSPLLLSGDDNAGTSKPITYENGRFLQISSILTWVIITALNIYLIIAFANGADI, from the coding sequence ATGCACCCAgcaatcaaatcaacaatacaatcaTTCAAGAAGTACTTGACATTCATTGGTCCAGGCTTGGTAGTCTCGGTTTCGTATTTGGATCCAGGCAACTATTCAACCTCAACATCTGGGGGGTCAATGTACCAGTACAAACTatgtttcatcattttcatgTCAAATATATTTGCAGTAATTTTACAAACGCTATGTGTAAAGTTGGGAACCATAACTGGTCTTGATTTGGCTGAGATGTGTCGATTGAATTTGACTCCCAAGTGGAATTTGTTCATGTACTTGTGTGCTGAAATTGCCATCATTGCTACCGATTTGGCCGAGGTAGTTGGAACAGCAATATCCTTAGAAATTTTATTTGGTATACCCTTGCTATATGGTGTGCTCATTACCGTCCTTGATGTTTTGATTATCTTAATGGCGTACCACAAAGATGGATCCTTGAAACAGACCAAGGTATTCGAGATCTTGGTGTCCATTTTGGTTATGGCCACTTGTGtttgtttcattttggAGTTGTTCAAATGTCCTTTTGAACCTGGAGCAGGATGGGAAATCTTCAAAGGGTTTCTTCCTGTAAACAAAGagattttcaaagaaaagaatgCGTTGTTTTTGAGCTGTGGAATTGTGGGAAGCACTGTCATGCCTCACTCATTATTCTTAGGTTCTGCTTTGGTTCAACCAAGGttaaaagattttgatgagaAACACGGCATGAAAGAGGATGTTCTTATTGATTCAGATGATGTACAACCAAGGGTGGTCCCTTTAAATGCAACCCGGAATGACACACCCTCTAATCCAGCAGGTACTCCAATGTCAAGATTGAGAAGCTTGTCCAATGGATCGATGCTTGTAAGGAAATATAAGCCCTCATATGAAGCAGTAAAGTATTGTCTAAACTATTCATATGTTGAATTAGTTTTGTCGTTGTTCATTGTTGCAGTCTTTGTCAACTCTGCTATTTTAATTGTGGCTGGAGCAACACTTTATGGTAAGCCTGATGCTGCTGATGCGGACTTATTATCCATATATGAAATGTTATCGCGCTATATATCACCAGCTGCAGGGTTATTGTTTGCATTGAGTATGTTGTTTTCTGGTCAAAGTGCTGGGATCGTTTGCACTATGGCAGGCCAGATAGTTTCAGAAGGTTTTATCAATTGGACGATTGCCCCCTGGAAGAGAAGAATCATGACAAGAGTGATTGCAATTGTGCCTGTCATTATTGTCATCGGAATTCTTGGTCGTGAAGGTGTCAATAAGGTCATGAATTCCTCACAAGTTGTGCTTAGTTTCATCTTACCGATTGTTAGTGCACCCTTGATTTACTTCACATGTAAAAAGAAGTATATGGTGGTGTACAAGACCAGCAATGTATCAGATGAAACAAGTCCATTGCTTTTATCAGGTGATGATAACGCAGGTACTTCCAAGCCAATCACGTACGAGAATG
- a CDS encoding Atp18 F1F0 ATP synthase complex subunit: protein MPSLPKYPFPVLKTYWPYAVGAGVTYYLIYKASIASANSDEFINDPRNPRFKNGGKFIDLNKKEEAH, encoded by the exons ATGCCATCACTTCCAAAATACCCATTTCCAGTCTTGAAGACTTACTGGCCATATGCTGTCGGAG CTGGTGTCACATACTACTTGATCTACAAAGCTTCGATTGCTTCAGCTAACTCAGACGAATTCATTAACGATCCAAGAAACCCAAGATTTAAGAACGGTGGTAAATTCATTGACTTGaacaagaaagaagaagctcATTAA